The DNA region CCGTGTGCGGGAAATCCGCACGCACGGTTTGAAAGGGGGTCTTGACTTCAACGTCCGCCGACAGACGGACAAGGAGTAAGGATCTACCAATGCCCGAGCGCCGCCAGCACGCACGCGTGTCCGCCGCCGTGCCGGTCGCGGTGGAACGCGACGGCCAGGTGAGCGTGCTGCGCGCGGCGAACTTGTCGGCCGGCGGCGTGTGGATCGCGCTCGACCGCGGGGAACTGCCGTCGGTCGAGCCGGGCGCGCAGGTGCGCGTGCGCATCGATCTCGGCAGCGACCAGTTTGGCAGGCCGCTGGACGTCGAT from Deltaproteobacteria bacterium includes:
- a CDS encoding PilZ domain-containing protein; this encodes MPERRQHARVSAAVPVAVERDGQVSVLRAANLSAGGVWIALDRGELPSVEPGAQVRVRIDLGSDQFGRPLDVDCEAEVVRVDLGGPDRPPGFALMWTSEDAGVARQLAVILEYLHG